A window of Saccopteryx leptura isolate mSacLep1 chromosome 5, mSacLep1_pri_phased_curated, whole genome shotgun sequence contains these coding sequences:
- the TFAP2C gene encoding transcription factor AP-2 gamma, translated as MLWKITDNVKYEEDCEDRQDGSSNGNPRLPHLSSAGQHLYSPAPPLSHTGVAEYQPPPYFPPPYQQLAYSQSADPYSHLGEAYAAAINPLHQPAPTGSQPQAWPSRQSQEGAGLPSHHGRSAGLLPHLSGLDGGAVSARRDGYRRSDLLLPHAHTLDAAGLAENLGLHDMGQQMDEVQIVDEQHLLLHDQTVIRKGPISMSKNPLSLPCQKELVGAVMNPSEVFCSVPGRLSLLSSTSKYKVTVAEVQRRLSPPECLNASLLGGVLRRAKSKNGGRSLREKLDKIGLNLPAGRRKAAHVTLLTSLVEGEAVHLARDFAYVCEAEFPSKPVAEYLIRPHLGGRNEMAGRKNMLLAAQQVCKEFTDLLNQDRTPNGNNRPAPVLEANIQNCLSHFSLITHGFGSQAICAAVSAVQNYIKEALVIIDKSYMTPGDQSPADSGKSLEKMEKHRK; from the exons ATGTTGTGGAAGATAACCGATAATGTCAAGTATGAAGAAGACTGCGAG GATCGCCAGGACGGGAGCAGCAATGGGAACCCGCGTCTTCCCCACCTCTCCTCGGCGGGGCAGCATCTCTACAGCCCCGCACCGCCCCTCTCCCATACCGGAGTTGCCGAATACCAGCCACCACCCTACTTTCCACCTCCCTACCAGCAGCTGGCTTACTCGCAGTCGGCGGACCCCTACTCGCATCTGGGAGAGGCGTACGCCGCTGCCATCAACCCCCTGCACCAGCCGGCGCCCACCGGCAGTCAGCCGCAGGCCTGGCCCAGCCGCCAGAGCCAGGAGGGGGCTGGCCTGCCCTCGCACCACGGGCGCTCGGCCGGCCTGCTACCCCACCTCTCCGGGCTGGACGGTGGCGCAGTGAGCGCCCGCAGGGATGGCTACCGCCGCTCGGACCTGCTGTTGCCCCACGCGCACACCCTGGACGCCGCGGGTTTGGCGGAGAACCTAGGCCTTCATGACATGGGGCAACAAATGGACGAGGTGCAG ATCGTGGATGAGCAGCACCTGCTTTTGCATGATCAGACTGTTATTCGCAAAG GTCCTATTTCAATGAGCAAGAACCCCTTGAGTCTCCCTTGTCAGAAGGAGCTGGTAGGGGCTGTGATGAATCCCAGTGAGGTCTTCTGCTCCGTCCCTGGAAGATTGTCCCTCCTGAGCTCCACATCTAAATACAAAGTGACAGTTGCTGAAGTCCAGAGGCGATTGTCCCCGCCTGAGTGCTTAAATGCCTCATTACTGGGAGGTGTTCTCAGAAG AGCCAAATCTAAAAATGGAGGCCGGTCGCTGCGGGAGAAATTGGACAAGATTGGGCTGAATCTTCCAGCTGGGAGACGGAAGGCTGCACACGTAACCCTCCTGACGTCATTAGTAGAAG GGGAGGCTGTGCATTTGGCTCGGGACTTTGCATATGTCTGTGAAGCAGAGTTTCCTAGTAAGCCAGTGGCTGAGTACTTGATTAGACCTCATCTCGGAGGCCGGAATGAGATGGCAGGGAGGAAGAACATGCTGCTGGCCGCACA GCAAGTGTGTAAAGAATTCACGGACCTTCTCAACCAAGACCGAACACCCAACGGGAACAACCGGCCTGCCCCGGTCTTGGAGGCCAACATTCAGAACTGCTTGTCTCACTTCAGCCTGATTACCCACGGGTTTGGCAGCCAGGCCATCTGTGCCGCCGTGTCTGCTGTGCAGAACTACATAAAGGAAGCTTTGGTCATCATAGACAAATCCTACATGACTCCTGGAGACCAGAGTCCAGCGGATTCCGGCAAGTCCCtggagaaaatggaaaagcaCCGGAAATGA